A window from Pararge aegeria chromosome 6, ilParAegt1.1, whole genome shotgun sequence encodes these proteins:
- the LOC120624644 gene encoding uncharacterized protein LOC120624644 — protein sequence MTVMQKINKRIPGILPPPPKSEVDGKIENLSAKSKAELLDIRDRQLKLLNNKTFLSKLSDKGAKIQQFYDKIVTEIKAREHVEQTCRLLNEMSISSDKDSIQNLEWEGNMKKNENIYLDSDDDSEPEDTLHIISQSTSHEKKVKVMKPEKPLVTPEDLLSIGEIPHIKKLVDITEVSIKPKTSGQFKPYRTTISDVHNPEKEILRKQNKHWEVTAATPPPILHCPAKPLTIKESLNLQTEHYKHLKEIEAKHAAEKLFERTGIKMAELPEDRSNFGNYRSADSDDSGSEVSDPEGSDKEVLDEEPERGGVVFTVLK from the exons ATGACGGTTATGCAGAAGATAAACAAACGAATCCCTGGCATCTTACCACCTCCTcctaaaagtgaagtcgatggCAAAATCGAAAATTTATCAGCGAAATCCAAAGCAGAACTATTGGATATCCGGGACCGGCAACTAAAACTTTTGAACAACAAAACATTCTTGAGCAAACTCTCGGATAAGGGGGCAAAGATTCAGCAGTTTTACGACAAAATTGTTACAGAAATAAAAGCAAGGGAACATGTAGAGCAAACCTGTCGTTTGTTAAATGAAATGAGTATTAGTTCTGACAAAGATTCTATACAAAATCTCGAATGGGAAggtaacatgaaaaaaaatgagAACATTTACTTGGATTCTGATGATGACAGTGAACCTGAAGACACCTTGCACATAATAAGTCAAAGCACATCTCATGAAAAGAAAGTTAAGGTTATGAAGCCAGAAAAGCCATTAGTTACTCCTGAAGATCTATTAAGTATAG GTGAGATTCCGCACATCAAAAAACTTGTTGATATAACCGAAGTAAGCATTAAACCCAAAACCTCAGGACAATTCAAACCATATAGGACAACAATATCAGATGTACATAACCCAGAAAAAGAGATacttagaaaacaaaataaacattggGAGGTTACAGCTGCAACACCTCCACCTATATTACATTGTCCAGCAAAACCTTTGACAATAAAAGAATCCTTAAATCTCCAGACGGAACATTATAAGCATTTGAAAGAAATTGAAGCAAAACATGCTGCTGAGAAGTTATTTGAACGCACAGGAATCAAAATGGCTGAATTACCAGAAGATAGGTCCAATTTTGGGAACTATAGGTCTGCAGATAGTGACGATTCGGGATCGGAAGTGTCTGATCCTGAAGGTAGCGATAAAGAAGTCCTTGATGAAGAACCGGAAAGAGGGGGAGTTGTTTTTACAGTTCTCAAGTGA